The DNA window TTTACACACATATGTAGGGGACATGCTTATGACTGGTTGcatataaatagatatacaaTTTGCGGCTTTAACTGCAGTGATAACGACATATTTGTCACGTTCACACACATGTGTAGGGAACATGCTTATGATTGGTTGCATATTGATAGTTATACAATTTTGGGCTTTATCAGCAGTGATAATGACATATTTGTCACGTACACAAACGAATGTAGGAGACAGGACTGTTTGTATATAGATAGAGATACAACTTGTAGAAACAAggtaatttctaaatatatgaatatgatttatttattaactCTTTATAcctctcaattttatatatttttttggttatattatgactgggttttttttgttaagaaGTTTTTGATAAAGACAATGTTCAATTCTAAGGACCGGTCGTCAAAAATAATCTTTATCTTCGAACAATCAACTGTTTACTGTTTATTCGTTGCCATAGAACAATTCATAAACATATTGGTATTCAATTGGGTTAAAGTTACCTTTGTTACATCGGTCTGATTCAATGTagaaattatttacaaatgaattaatatttataaatgcagatttgataaaaaaacagGTATGTACGTTTTCTTACCAATTGACATATTGATACATTGTAATTAAATGAGAGAAAGTTTTGCTTTAGATTGGACAGCAATACATTTTTAGTTTACCAAAGTTCAAAATACGTAAATGGATAAACAAGACATATTtagataacatacatatattttatgattgtgTATTCATTAAACTATAATCATATCGCTACTACTAAATATATTACACACTATATATTAAATTACTATATATCCGACCTCTTGTTTGTTAAAAGGtactttttgaacattttaaagagagaaaaaaaatagccaTGGTCACTCATTCGAAAGTACTAGTAGATAAATATTTAGTGTCTGAAATATTACAAGAGGGTCTTGCGTTTTGATTTTAAgtgtatatctttttgttttactttattctTCCCATTTTTGTCTTTCACAACTATTCCTTATGAGGTGGGTCTTATGTGCGACTGGAGacatttgttatttctattTTGATTACCTtcgttattatttttatttaatttgtactttatttagAAAACGTATACCATGAACTATATTAACTATCAACTGCAACCACTTTTTGAGTAAGGTCAGTGTCAAATTTGCTATTAACTTCATCTTTTTGTTGGCGTCTCTCGGAATTAATATGTTGTATGTCTGTGATGTATGTTTACACAGTTTTTGAATAAGGATTACAATTGAATGATTTTAGTCCTCTAGactaaatgattattttttcacGGAACAAATAATGTCCCGTCGAAAACTGTATCTTTTGGATTCGTTTAAACTGTTCAATATCAAGATCATTACTATCTTCAATCATATCAAGTAAATCGAATTCTGTTAAtgtcttcatttttttcatttgtagaaTGATTTTTGAATATGAAAGAAGTTTACTTATCTAAATGTCTAAAATCATGGTAAAAGAATAAAAGCCATTCTATTATTtctaatttgttaaaaaaaggtaaaagacGCCTTAGTACATCAATCTAAAATGAATAGAtttgacattttgaaataaGTTAAACATAACTCACTTCAAACTGCATTTATCTCGGTATTCAGTGACGGGTTTATTCTTAAATTCCCTTTTTATGAATTACATTTAAGTTTTTTGGATCAGTATATAGTTTTGCAAAAAAGCGTTTTTGTtaattcaagtttttcattttccttttaaaaggACTCTTTCTGTTTTTCAAGTTAAGTAAATGAAGGCAACCTTATCTAAAATTCAAGAGAGCTAtttctaataacttttaaaattgatcaatgtcccaaatgaaattaaatctaGTAACAAAGTAAGGAAcagtaaaaaaaagataagggTGAAATGTTTgcaaaaaagtgatttttcCTCCGAGAAGAAGCTGTTTTGTAGAAGGTAGTTCAAACTTTAGCATACTTATTGAGCATTGtactcataattttttttatcagaaagttgcatatttgaatatcaatatCTCTCATTCGAAGAAAAAATGTAAGGGACGACCAAGTACATCAAACGATAATaagaaaatttgacattttgaaaaaatacagaAGGTTAACATAATTCACTTTAAACTGAATACTTCTGTATTGAGCTCGTTATTAAGTTACAggttatttataaattattccaATTTATAAGGTATAGGTaagaatggttttttttaatatgatagCAGAACATTAAAAGGGTATTTTGTTGAAATCTTGCAAAATATGCGAAAGAACGTTCACCTTGATTGAATGGAAAATCTATCACACAACTTCTTACAACTGAACCAAACAGAAAGAATAGATAAAAACCTATCAAATTGTATAAGTTCGAAAAGTAGTATCTtagtgaatatttttaaaatgtctctTGCTTCGGAACAAATATTTCACTTATTTTCTAGGAAATGAATTTATTGGATAATTGGATAACAGGTCAGGATTTTGAACACACACATAAGGACATAAAAGAGTTTATTGCCCAGAAGGGCGTTGAATTCCTATCTGAATTTATTAGGAAAAAATCGAATGAGTGGAAAGATGCAAAGATTCAAATTGGAATTTTTGGGGAAAGTGGTTCCGGCAAATCAACATTTTTGAATACTTTTCGTGGATTAAAAAGAGGCGACAAAGGATTTGCCGACCAAGGCTATAAAGGTAATTCAACTAAAAAAGCAACAACATACACAATGAAGGACAATCCCAACATCACATTTACGGATGGTGTTGGTTGcggaacaataaaatatgagagAGGTTCTGAATATATCAAATCGCTGGAAatagagaaatttgattttgtgCTTTTGATGTCGAATAAGAATTTTTCACAGGATGATGCCTGGTTTGCTAAAGAAATACGTATTATGGGAAAGCCGTTATTTTTCGTAAGAACTAAATTCGATGAAATATTGAGAAGTGCCAGGGTGGATGGCATCAACGGAGAGAACATTCACGAAGAAATAGTTACAGTTTGTGCTGAAAATATCAAAGACAGCGGAATTCCAACAATAAGTACCTTTATAATATCCAATTATGATACGACAGTAGGCGACTTCGACAAGCTAATGGGTGAAATATTTAAGACGCTACCGCAAACCAAAAGGGAGGCATTACTTTATTCTTTACCAGCTTTATCACACCAGGTGATTAAAGAAAAGAAGTAGGAGTTGATCCGACGTGCGTACCGTGTTTCTCTCTTATCGGCAGCACGTGCTCTAATACCTGTACCTCCGCCGTTTGATGTCATCGTGGACGAACCCATACTTCAAGTTGAAATACAGTTTTATATGAAGGAATTTTCGCTGACTGAAGATAACATTGAATACGCTCGTGACAAGCTGAAAATCGAACATGAGGAATTGTTGAGCACGCTTCCTCCTTTACAAAGTTTGATGGTAAAAGGAATTAAAGAATTTGTCACTTCGTCTGTTCATTTAGAAGTTGCCGAAAGGACTACCTCAACTATTGCAAAGCGATTTTCAAAGAGAATACCAGTTGTCGGTACTTTCGTATCATCTTCAATTGCGTATATTGCATGTTTGATAATGCTCCACATGGAAATCAATATACTAGAAAAAGAAGCACATAGACTTCTTGATAAAGTCATTGAAAACACTTAAGATATAGAAAAGCTCCGTGCAATAAATTCTGTATCTAATTAATTCTCTTAAATCATTTACCTTTGTACGATGTATCTTTTTCGATAATTTAAGCTATAATTGAAATCAGCGCGTTTGTCTCTCGAATCCtatttataaaatttccatGATAGCATTGTGTTGTGAATAATTAATTCTTTCAAACATGAGTGTTCAATTTGTACATTTGAGGCTATCGCCTCCTATGGTGATATTTGTACCCCATTTGAGCGTATTTTCATGAGCGTTCCGAGATCCAAGCGAGAAAAGAAAAATCATCACTTATATTAACACGATGCagtttttacataattttccGACTTGAGATATTAAACATGCTGTTCagtgttttatatttgatcatttgtaacctggatttgttttctctcaatcgatttatgactttcaaacagcggtatattatttgatatgatttcaatttaataaaattaaaattaaaaaaaaatgcatgctgTTTTTTGCTTTgagacttttagttttgaacaCACTTCTAAGTGTGAAGAAATGGGAGTGTCTTGTTGTTCAGTCTTTAGAATCTAAATGATCTGAGAAAAGTTTCATGAATTGTAGCTTTTTCCTTCGTCGTAATCCAttgttatttgacttttttgacATTGCGTGTTTATGCAGTGATTCCTACTTTGCTACATCCATCTTTTTGTagaattaatttgaatttaagttTCTACATCTTATGATACACTAACAGAAAGACATAAAACGCTTTTTATACATCAGTACATACGAACGGAAAGGACAACCTCATAATAtcttacaacatttttttaactattgtaataattaaatagatattaaatgatttatatacatattttaagagtgtatttgtcttttttttttttggagttttggaaTGCGTGCTGTTCATTATTTGAAAGAGAAAAGCCAATAAAcgaatataaattgaaaaacgCGACATCATGAAGCTGTAtcatatgttctaaaaaaaatataacaatggaatttaacaattttaatacaaataaagaaCGTGTATCCGATCATTCATTTGACCATGTACAAAGCTAATATGAATTAAGAACACGGATATATttgaattagatttttttttatttttatcagagtttatttttatcatttttattatataagtatGTGTGGGTATATTCAATTTCATTCGCTTTGAGAGTTCACACAATTGTATAATCGTATGCATAACATTAAACTAGCATAGTTACGAGTCTCCTGCCACTGAAgtgtagtgttttttttaatttaaaaaacaatatcacCGTTCATTCGATTCTTTTAATAACTTCGTTAAATAATAAACCAGTTGTAACTTTGTATACGAATACAAAGTGTGATGACGATTTTACTAAAAGGCAATAATGCCATAGATGGCCCTCTCACGTTGaacttaaatttgaattttaaatccGTATCAAGCACTTGTTAATTTGCTTTCGACAACGAAGCAGGACCTGCAGTAATAGCTTTATTATTCAAAACCCGCCCACCTTCCCAATGAAACTAGTTgctgctgtttttgttttataattttaggcACTAGTTTGCTGTATTTTGTTACAATATTATGGGCACCAGTATTAAATGAGTTCCTCTATGGTATTGGACCAATAATGAATAGGATTGAGTTTCTTTGATTTGAACATTTATTAAGCACTTTATTTACATATGCTATGTTGTGATTTAAGCAACTAGaaagaatttatattaattacCAATTTTATCAATTAGGAAGACACAagacattttaaagaaatagatCTTTTTCGAAGATCCCTAGGCGCAGAGTCAATATTGAAAGGGGAGAGGTCCAGATAGACTGGTAGTGCTTGGGGAATTATTTCACTCGGCCATTGATCTGACTCTGACAAGTTCTACAATTTGCCGGTTTGGAAATGTGGATAGTGGTTACAGTAGAGTCTACAGATTGGTAATGCGACTGATCTTATAGAATCAGGTGGGGCACTTATAATTGGAGCATTAGTTATATTAGGGTTTATGGTCACTCCCCATGGTAGGTGGTGGTGTAACCGTATTTAATTACCAGGGGTTTTATAACACTATGTCAACTCTTTGTCAACACATGTAAGCTGATACCCATAGTGAATAGGAAATCGGTAGTCACCCTGGGGCCTCAACAAAATATTGTACAATACCCTGTAACGAAAGTAATAATGTATACTCTAGTTCAAGTAATGGAAATTTAAGTACAGGttggtgtaataaaatgtatgtttaattaaggtggtacctaacactacagggagttaactctgtaaagtcagctaaaagTTTTCATTACGTTGTATTGTAAAcggaatattaagcttttatttgatcaaaattggtgtttgtcagaCTGCtttataaccagtgtaatttttctgacgaaacagttggttcaaaacgtttgatttttttttaaatttttgttaaagggtcaaagtaaatacattgtcaaaattttatgaaaattaaacgagccaaaattattttagtgaaagtgttgggtaccacatTAAAGTGgttgttttttaatataagaGGTTAAAGTTATTAGTGAAAACAAAACCTACACAAGTggatttaatatacaaaaagtCTGTAGTATTTGTGaataacaataaacaacacACAAGAGCGCCAACTCTATAACAGTTTTTAATCACTTTGTGATTAAAGGAAAGACTTCAACATAGTCATGATAGTGTAGAAATACAGCAACAACTCTTAATCTTTGATTTTCAACTCATTGTTATTCGTTCAGTATAATTTTAGGGTATCCTATATGAGTATTGTAATTAATTAAGatttcaatattgaatttcagTGTGAAATATATGAATGAGAATGCCAACATGAATTACATCATTTATGTTATAACCGTTGATCGGAACTGAAATATACAAAGGTAATATTCTGGCATTTGATGTCACATTCTGACATGAGAAAAGTCTATAATTCTTTGTTTCATTTAGTCCAATATCGGTTGCTGTATTTCAGCTGCATCATAAAGCAATCAATCATAATCTATTTGTGGTAAGTAAATGTTCCAAGATGGCATGTATGGTGAATGGAACTAATAGCTACGCATCGTGATGCGAAgcaaacaaactgacaatgccatggccaATAACAAAACGACAAGAAGACAAGCAACAGTATACCAAAAACTACCCAGGCAATTAAAGACTAAATAACACGAACtacagttgggtgcagaccaagcattacatGTAGACGGGCCGAAAAAGTTAACGCGGCGTTTACTCGCGTGCACTTCATGTAAACGCCGCGTTAACTGTGCGTTAACTCCGAAATTGCAGTAGACAAtaaaagtaaacgggcgtttactttcgCGTTTACCTCCGCGTTAACGCAAAAACGGCGCGTCTTCTAATTTTTTAaagagtaaacgggcgtttactttccCGTTTATCTCCGCGTTAACGTGGAAAACTGCGCGTCCTCTATTATAACTAAAtaa is part of the Mytilus trossulus isolate FHL-02 chromosome 13, PNRI_Mtr1.1.1.hap1, whole genome shotgun sequence genome and encodes:
- the LOC134694115 gene encoding interferon-gamma-inducible GTPase 10-like, whose product is MNLLDNWITGQDFEHTHKDIKEFIAQKGVEFLSEFIRKKSNEWKDAKIQIGIFGESGSGKSTFLNTFRGLKRGDKGFADQGYKGNSTKKATTYTMKDNPNITFTDGVGCGTIKYERGSEYIKSLEIEKFDFVLLMSNKNFSQDDAWFAKEIRIMGKPLFFVRTKFDEILRSARVDGINGENIHEEIVTVCAENIKDSGIPTISTFIISNYDTTVGDFDKLMGEIFKTLPQTKREALLYSLPALSHQVIKEKK